From a region of the Primulina eburnea isolate SZY01 chromosome 7, ASM2296580v1, whole genome shotgun sequence genome:
- the LOC140835818 gene encoding uncharacterized protein, translating to MKRFKDALHGLMSNQEELASKFPSLEGVLMHGSVVAYALLDSRAKDSFISESFAKRLGIIPEALDLGFRVSILSGDKMFTSQIVKRLELRLQKNTVREDLIVLPLPEFNIIMDMDCFLRTELLYIFYGGIVTVTEPVSQRLEDMKVVRDFPSIFPVDVLGIPPDI from the exons ATGAAGAGATTCAAGGACGCATTGCATGGACTCATGAGCAATCAAGAAGAACTTGCAAGCAAGTTTCCGAGCCTCGAGGGAGTGTTGATGCATGGGA GTGTAGTCGCGTATGCACTGCTAGATTCAAGAGCTAAAGATTCATTTATATCTGAGTCGTTTGCCAAGCGACTAGGAATCATACCAGAGGCTTTGGATTTGGGATTCAGAGTTTCGATTCTATCCGGAGATAAGATGTTTACCTCACAGATAGTGAAGAGATTGGAGCTTCGGTTACAGAAAAATACAGTGCGGGAAGATTTGATTGTGCTACCGTTGCCGGAGTTCAACATTATTATGGATATGGACTGCTTTCTTCGAACGGAGCTGCTATATATTTTCTACGGAG GTATTGTGACAGTGACCGAGCCAGTCAGCCAGAGGCTAGAGGATATGAAGGTGGTCAGGGATTTTCCCAGCATTTTCCCGGTTGATGTTTTAGGCATTCCACCAGACATATAG